TACACTTTCGAGGGCCGCCGATACCGCTTCCTTCTGACGTGCCGAGCCCAAACCCGCCTGAGTGCGCTCTGTTGAAAGGCCGGCTGTTAAAATGTCGGAAATTCTGGCAAAGAGCTCTGAAAGGCCGTCTCCGGTTTTTGAGGAGATTCGGCATACAGAAGGGGAAAGGCTTCCCCTCGCTCGCACTTCGTTGCTCGCTACCCCTTCCAGCGGGGACACCCCGCAACGCCCCGTATTATCCGGGCTACTCTTTTCAGGAGCTGCAGCCTTATCAATCTTAGTTTCAACCACAATAAGCGGTTCAGAACAGTTTTCTATGAATTCACGGTCCTCATCATTGAGCCCGCTCTGAGAATCTACAAGATACAAAACAACATCCGCATCGTGAACAAGACTGCGGCTGATTTCTACACCCTGAGCCTCAATTACATCGCTTGTTTCGCGGAGGCCGGCGGTATCGAAAAGCCGAACCGGAATTCCGTTAATACTTGCCCAGCTTTCAAGCCAGTCGCGGGTAGTTCCCTCAATATCACTTACAATCGCGCGTTCTTCCTTTAAGATTGCGTTGAACAGTGAAGATTTACCGGCATTAGTGCGGCCAGCAAGAACTACACGAGCTCCGTCCTGATACAGTTTTTCACCTCGCCAGGAATCAGCAAGAGCCTGGAGACGGCTCGCCGCAGCTTCTATGTCGCCGCGGTCAAAGGAGTCGGCGATGGTTTCTTCGTCCTCCGGGTATTCGATTTCAACTTCAATCGCGGCGAGCGTATCTATGATAAGCTTTTTAATAGAATCGATTTCTGAAAATAAAGAGCCCGCAAGTCGCCCTGCTGCATGAGAGCGCGACACATCTGTATGCGAATCGATGATTTCTTTTACAGCTTCTGCACGGGTAAGATCAGTTTTACCGTTAATAAAAGCACGGAAGGTATATTCACCGCGGTTTGCCTGTCGGAATCCAATCTTCAACGTCAGATTCTGAATTGCAGTAACAACGGCAGGTCCGCCATGGCAGAAAATCTCTACCATATCTTCACCGGTAAAACTTTTTGGTGCACGGTAAACGGCAAGCATGACTTCGTCTATTTTTTTATCAGCATCATGAATCCACCCGTAAACCAGGGTGTTCCCCGGGGCCTCCAGCAATGCCTTAGGTCTGCTGAATACCTTGCTTACCAGTTCAATACACCCCTTTCCCGAAACACGAACAATACCCAAAGCGGCTGGCGCAAGAGCTGTTGCAATTGATGAAATTGGTTCTTCTGGAGTGTACTGATTTGGTGTCATTTATTTTCCTTCTTTATGGCATTACCTTTAAGAATGGATTAAATCTTGTTGTTTCTTCTTCTCTGTACGGATACAAAATACTGTCCAGAATCGAAACATCAGAATCCACATAAAGCGGCTTCATCTTATCACCAATTGCCGGTTTACGGAATTCCCTGCTGGCTTCTGATGCAGTTCCAATAAAAGTTTCAGTTGCTTCAATATCTGGCGGAGTAGTTCCATATTCCCCGGAATTATTCCAGCACATATACCCGCGGTCCAGAGAATCGCGAACACCAAAGAACTGCTTCTTAATATAATCAGAATCATAA
The Treponema bryantii DNA segment above includes these coding regions:
- the mnmE gene encoding tRNA uridine-5-carboxymethylaminomethyl(34) synthesis GTPase MnmE, producing MTPNQYTPEEPISSIATALAPAALGIVRVSGKGCIELVSKVFSRPKALLEAPGNTLVYGWIHDADKKIDEVMLAVYRAPKSFTGEDMVEIFCHGGPAVVTAIQNLTLKIGFRQANRGEYTFRAFINGKTDLTRAEAVKEIIDSHTDVSRSHAAGRLAGSLFSEIDSIKKLIIDTLAAIEVEIEYPEDEETIADSFDRGDIEAAASRLQALADSWRGEKLYQDGARVVLAGRTNAGKSSLFNAILKEERAIVSDIEGTTRDWLESWASINGIPVRLFDTAGLRETSDVIEAQGVEISRSLVHDADVVLYLVDSQSGLNDEDREFIENCSEPLIVVETKIDKAAAPEKSSPDNTGRCGVSPLEGVASNEVRARGSLSPSVCRISSKTGDGLSELFARISDILTAGLSTERTQAGLGSARQKEAVSAALESVRHALVSADDNYTLDAVVQDLEDALDSLGEVTGDVTPDDVLGSIFANFCVGK